Sequence from the Nocardia brasiliensis genome:
GAGCCGTGGCCGCGGTCCTGACCGGGATCGGCGTCGGTGTCGTCGTGCTCGTCGGCACCTGGCTGTGCGGGTGGTGCCTGGTGCACGGCACCGCGTGGGTGCTGGATCGGCGCCGCGACGCTCGATGGGCCGAGGAGTGGCGGCAGTTCAGCCGTCCGATCAGTAAGGACTGAGGCAATGATGTACTGGTATGGCAACGCTTCGCACTGGTGGATGTTCATGCTCATGATCCTGTTCGCGCTGCCGCTGTGGGGTGCCGTCGCCGTCGCGATCATCGCGCTCGGCCGGTCCGAGACTGCCGCGGACCCGAAACCGCAAGGGCCCGTGCGGTTGACGCCGGAGGCGCTGCTCGCCGAACGCTTCGCCAGCGGCGAGCTCGATGAGGCGGAATACCGGCGCCGACTGGCCGTGCTCCACCCCGCACCGAAATCCGACGACGTACACCACCGGCAGCACTGACTCGAGAGGCTGGCAGCTATGACCACCGAAAACCCCATGTCGGCAACACGATCCGATCAGATCATCGCCGCGGTCGACGGCTCGGCGAGCTCGTATCAGGCGGCCGCGTGGGCGGCCGTGGAAGCCACCCTGCATCACCGTGCGCTGCATCTGGTGACCTCGATGGCGATCCAGGGCGGTTACGGGCCGGGGTTGTCGCTGGGGGAGTCCGATCTGGAGTGGCTGCGTCGCGACGGCGAACGGATCCTGAACGAGGCCAAGCGCATCGCCCGCACCGCCGCGCCGGGCGAAGAGCCGTCGATCACCACGGAGGTGTCGTTCCAACTGGTGATACCGATGCTGATCGAACGATCCGCGCACGCGTCGATGCTGGTGGTCGGTAGTCGCGGGATGGGCGCGTTCCAGCGCGGACTGCTCGGCTCGGTGAGCACGGCAACCACCCACCACGCGCGCTGCCCGGTCGCGGTGATCCACGGGACCGCGGCCATCGACGCGGTCTCGGCGACCCTGCCCGTACTCGTCGGGGTGGACGGCACCGCCAACAGTGTGCCCGCGCTGGAGCTCGCCTTCGAGGAGGCGTCCCGGCGCAAGGTCGCACTCACCGCATTGCACACCTGGAGCGACGTCAGCGGACTGGATCTGCCGGTCACCGGCTGGGACGCGGCGCGGGAGACGGCCGAGGCCGTGCTCGCCGAAAGTCTCGCCGGCTACGCCGACCGCTACCCCGATGTCGCTGTGCGCCGAATAGTCAAGGCCGACCGGCCCGTTCGCGCGCTGCTCGACGAATCCGCCAACGCCCAACTGGTCGTGGTCGGCAGCCACGGCCGCGGCGGCTTCGCCAGCATGCTGCTCGGCTCGACCAGCAACGCGCTGCTGCACTCGGTCGAGGCACCGATGATCGTCGTGCGCCAACGCTGACGCACCGGCGTGAGTCCGGCGCCTTGCGTCAATTGCGCCCGGAGGAGGCCGTCGACCGTCGCGCCGCGCCGAGAGCGTCCGGCGTGTGCGGAAGGTGCGCCGGCACGACTTCATGACGACTTGTCGCTCATGGTATTTCCTCCATCCAGGGTGATAACGCGGCGCAGGCAGCGCGCTCGTCAGGGATGCATGGTTGCCGTATCGGCCTTCGGCAGGCCGAGTGATTGGGCGATCATCGTCGACCAGGTGCGGATCGCGTGCCAGTCGCGCAGGTCGCCGTATCTGCCGCCGCCCATGAGGCGGTAGAGCAGCCGGGCGCGCAGCGAGACCCCCGCCCGTTCATAGTGTCCGGAGAAGGGGCGATAGTCCCACGGGCTGACCGTTTCACACAGGGCGGCAATCTTTTTCGGCACGGTGGCGCCGAGGCGTCGGCCGATCGGTCCGCGCAATGCCGGACCGAGTCCGACGCTGAACATCCACACATCGGATTTTCGTAGCTCGTCGCGGTGGCTGCGCACGAACGACGCCGCCGCAGGCAGTAGGGCCATGTTGTGCACGGCGCTGCCCAGGATCACGCCGTCGAAGCGGGACAGCTCCGGTGCGTGTTCGACATCTCTGAGCTCCACCTCGGCGCCGCGGTCGGTCAGGTCCGCGGCGATGAACTCCGCGATATCGCGGGTCGAGCCTTGGGCGGTCGCGTAGATGACCGCGATTCGGGTGGGTTCACTGTCCATGCCTTCAGCCTGGCGCAGCGCGGCATATGCAGGTCAGAGCCGTGATGCCCGTCCTACGAGGACCAACGACCCCAATCCGGCGCCCGCACGGTCGAGCTGGCCGCCCGGCCGGACTTGTGCGAACGAGCCTAGTGGCTTTCGTCCTTCCTGCGGTGTCCGACGGCAGGTACCGCCGACGACACGATGCCCTAGCGGCGGTCGGCGCTGGTGAGTGGAATCGATGGTGTCCGATGCTATTTCAGCAAGGAGGAAAATCATGAGTCTGCTTCCCGCCCATCGCGAATCATTACTACCCGATCTGAACGATCTGTGGAATTCGTTCGCGCCCACCGGGATGGCGCCGATGTTCGGCTCGCACCTGTTGCGGGTCGAGGACGCGGTCGAAGACGGGCACTATGTGGTGCGCGCGGAGATGCCGGGTATCGATCCGGCCAAGGACGTCGACGTGTCGATCCGGGGCAGGCAGTTGACGATCAAGGCCGAGCGCACCGAAAGGCATGAGGAGAAGGGGCGTTCGGAGTTCAGCTACGGATCGTTCTACCGCTCCGTGACGCTGCCGCACAACGCCGAGGAGGAGGGTATCGAGGCGAGCTACGCCAAAGGCATTCTCACCGTTCGCGTTCCGCTCGGCGAGCCGAAAGAACTCGCGAAGAAGGTCGAGGTCAAGAACGCCGAGTAAGGCAGAACAGCGCGCTGTCCATCGTCGCGCCGGTGGACAGCGGCGCGCCCTGCGGCGCGCGTGATCACGTCCCGCCCGGTGGCTGCACCGGCAGCGGTGCGGACCAGCGCAGGATCGTTCCGTGCTCGGGGGCCCGTTCGATGTCGAAGTGGCCGCCGGCCTTTTCGGCGCGGGCCGCGAGGTTGGCCAGTCCGCTCATCCGGGAAAGGTGTTCGGGGAGCCCGGTGCCGTCGTCGCCGATCTCGATGGTGACGTCGTCACGGACCGCGAGATTGATCGAGACGGTGGTCGCCGCCGCGTGCCGCACCACATTGCTGACCGCTTCGCGCAGCACCGCCTCGACATCGTCGGACAGCGGCGGCGCCAGCACCGACACGGGGCCTGCCAGCCGGATCGTCGTGCGCAACCCGGTGTCCTCGGTCATCTCGGCGATGATCGAATGCAATTTCTTGCGCAGGGTGGGTGCGTCCGCGGTGGTGCTGCTGTGCAGGTCGAAGATCGAGTGCCGGATCTCCTGCACGATGGACTGGATGTCCTGAATCGTCTCGGTGAGCCGGGTCTTCACCTCTGGCGTGCGGGCCCGCTGTGCCGTGCTCTGCAGGGACAGGCCGACGGCGAAGAGCCGCTGGATGACGTGGTCGTGCAGATCGCGGGCGATGCGGTCGCGGTCGGAGAGCACGTCGAGCTCGCGCATGCGGCGCTGGGTGGCGGCCAATTGCAGCGCCAGCGCGGCCTGATCGGAGAAGGCGGTGATCATCGCCTGCCCTGCCGCGTCGAGCGGTTGTGCTTCTGCCGGCCGGAGCGTGACCAGCACCCCGATGACGGTGTTCTCGGCGCGCAGGGGCAGCACCAGCGCGGGGCCGAACTCGACGGCGAATTCCAGCTTCGGCCGATGCATCAGCTGGTCGGTGACGACCACCTCGCCCGAGCGGAAAGCGATGCCGGAATGTGACTCGGACACCGGAATGCGCTGTCCGTGGAGTTTGTCCGCGCCGTTGCCCGCGGCGGCGGCGATGACGAGCTCGCCGACCTCGTTGTGCGGAATGTCGGGGTCGTCGGGGAGCGCGAGGTACGCGGTCGCCGATTGAGTGAGCTCGAGGGCGCGATCGGCAACCAGCTCCAGCACTGCGGCCGGATCGCCGCCGCCGAGCAGCTGCGTGGCGACATCCTGGGTCGCCTCGAGCCACTGCTGGCGGACACGGGACTGTTCGTAGAGGCGGGCATTCGCGATCGCGGTGCCCGCGGCCGCGGCGAGGGCTTGGACGATGACCTCGTCGTCCTCGGTGAATTCTTGGCCGCCTGCTTTCTCGGTGAGGTAGAGGTTGCCGAATACCTCGTCGCGCACCTTGACCGGCACGCCGAGGAAGGTGTGCATCGGTGGATGGTGCTCGGGGAAGCCGACCGAGGCGGGGTGGGTCGAAAGATCCGTCAGTCGAATGGGTTTGGGTTCTTTGATGAGTACGCCGAGGACGCCGTGGCCGCGGGGTAGGTCGCCGATGAGGACGCGGGTGCGGTCGTCGATGCCTTCGTAGACGAATTCGGCGAGTTGGAGGCTGTCTCTTTCGGTTTCGCGGACGCCGAGTGCGCCGTAGCCGGCGTCGACGAGTTCGATGGCGGTGTGGACGATGGTGCGTAGGGTGTTGTCGAGGTCGAGGCCTGCGGTGACGACGAGCATGGCTTCGATGAGTCGGTCCATTTGGTCGCGCACGCCCACGATCTGGGCGATGCGATCCTGGACCTCCGCGAGCAGTTCGCGAAGACGCAGTTGGGACAGCGTCTCGATGACGGGACTCTGCCCAGGCAGGCCCGCCGCGGGTGACTCGCGTTCCATCTGGGCCATCTTTCCACGCGACGCTGCCGGATGCGACGCTCTGACCAGTCGGTCCGTTCTCCGCTAGGGGGTAGCGACGCGATGTCTCGGCCCCGGTGCGGACTGCTCCGCGGCGACTACTGGCGTGGTGGCGCTTTGCCAGACGCGGTAGGCACTGTCGATCGTGTCGGCGAGCGGCAACTCGGTGTCGAGGGCTATTGCCTCTGGCCACGGCGCGGCCGTCACCGACATCGCCGCGGCGATGTGAGGTGTCGCCTCGGAGTCACCGGCCGCGCGTCGGCTGATCCTTCGACTCGCCACCGCCGGGGAACACACGCAGCGCAAGGGGATCAGGTCGGCGTGGGTGGCGGCCGCGAGTGCGGCGGCACGGTGCCGTTCGCTCTCGTCGATCCAGCTGGCGTCGAGAATCACCGACATCCCAGCCGTGAGCAGGCGGTGGGCCCGGGTCAGCAGCTCGGCATAGACCCGCGCCTTGTTGACCGCCGAATACGCTCCCGCACCGAAGGTTCCGCTGTCGCCGTGGATCGATCCGGCGGTGCGCAAATGCCCGCGTACCTCGTCGCTGGCGCAGAGCGCCGCGCCGGTGGCCGCCGAAAGTGCGTTGGCCACAGTGGATTTTCCGGTGCCGGGCAGCCCGCCGACCAGTGCCAGCCGGACGGCGCCGGTGTCGAGATGGTGTTCGGCGAGGCGCAGATGGCGGTGTACCCGATCGCGAGCCGCGGTGTCGCCCTGACCGAAGCGGATGGCGTCGACCTTCGCGCGGACCAGCGCGCGGTAGGCGATGTAGTGATCGCGCAGCGACCGCGGTGCCGGGTCGGCGGTGACGAGTAGATAGTCGTCGAGGAGTTGCTCGGCGAGGCCAGGATGGCCCCGGAACTCCAGATCCATTGCCAGGAAAGCGATGTCGTCGAGGCAGTCGACAAAGCGCAGCCGATCGTCGAAGTCCAGGCAGTCGAGCACCCGGAAGCCGTCGGGCAGGTCGAAGATGTCCTCCGCGAGCAGGTCGCCGTGGCCGTCGACGATGCGGCCGTCGGTGATCCTGTTCCGCAGCAACGGCTCTCGACCATCGATGTATCGCATCGCCAACCACCTGATCCGTGCGACGAGGTGCGGGTCGGCCACTTCCGCGGGTTGTTCGGCGAGGCTGTCCACGAGGACCTGCCATCGCTGCCTCAGCGCGTCCGGCTCGCCTTGCGCGTCGATCTCTGGACCGCGGCGGGCGCAGTGCTGGAACAGTGCCAGTACCTGGACCAGCGCCGCCAGCCTCGTCCGCGAGAGCGCGGGATCGTCGAGGGTGTTGGACAGCCTGCGCTGTTCCGGCATTCGCCGCATGAGCACCACCGGCTCGTCCGGTCCGCCGGCGGGATCGGTGAGGTGTGCGACGCCGAGATACACATCCGGCGCTAGCCTGCTGTTCAATTCGACCTCGCGCGCGCACGCGAGTTCGCGCAGCCGCGGTGTGCTGAAGTCGAGAAAGTCGGTGCGTAGTGGCTTTTTCACCTTGTATGCCCGGTCGCCGAACAGCACGACCAACCCGGTGTGCGTCTCCCGCAGTTCCGCGTGTGGTCCGTCTACGGGCATCGGCACAGCCTTTCGGAGTTCGTGTGGTCAGGATCGCGCACCGGCATGGCGCCGTGCCATGGCCGAAGGTCATGGATGTCGGGGGCCTTCGGATCGTTTGCCGAAGTCCCACGAGTTCAGGACGTCCTGCTCTTCTCCGACGGGTCGAGTGGCTGGGAGCGTGGACACTCTGGGACGAAAGGATGGGGACGGCGATGTATTACGGGTGGCCCGATGAACGCGCCCTGCACGCGGCGCTGGTGCTCGCGACGCGGGCACCCTCGGTCCACAACTCGCAACCGTGGCGATTCCGGATCGGTGCGCGCCGCATCGACCTGTACCTCGACCCGCTGCGGGCACAACCACCGACCGGTTCGATACCGCGGGACGCGTTGTCGAGTTGTGGTGCGGCACTGCATCATCTGCGGGTCGCGTTGGCCGCCGCGGGATGGTCGACGGTGGTGCGCAGGCTACCGAACCCGGAAGATCCGAATCACCTCGCCTCGCTGGCGGTGGTGCGGCATCGGCCGACCATGCTGGAGCTGGCGCTAGGCAACGCGATTCCCCGCAGGCAGACCGATCGCCGCGACTTCGGCCCCGCGCCGATCCCACCCGGCAGCGTCGGCTTGGTCCAGGAACGCGCGATGGCGAACGGCGCGAATGTCCGTCAGGCCGTGGGGCCGACGCGTGCCGAGTTGGTCGAGGTGCTGGACGCGGCGGCGCAGTGTCACCGAGGTGGGGCGCGGTGTCACCGGTATGGCGAGCCCGCCGTGTTCGGTAGCGCGTCCGATCATGCGGAACTACTGGTGCTCAGCACCGGCGGGGACGAACGGCTGGCGCAGTTGCGTGCCGGCGAAGCACTCAGTGCCGTGCTGCTGACCGCGACGAACGTCGGGTTGGCCTCGTGCGCGCTGACCGATCCACTGCGAGCCCCCGACCTACGGCAGCGTGTCCGCACCCGAGTGCTGAGCGGTCGCGGATACCCGCAGGCCGTCATCCGGATCGGTTGGGCGCCAACCGATGCCACCACGCCGCCGGCTACACCGCGCCGTCAGATGTCCGACGTGCTCGAAACATTCGAAGCGGCATCCTGAAATTCCAGCACCTCCGACAGCGGCCTGCGCGGCGACATGGTGATCGCGGTGTCCTCGACGGCCGTGCCGACCCGGACGACGACCTGTGCGACGCCCGGCAGCGGAAGGCGCTCGGTCAGTAGTGATCTGGTGCTCGCGGGTTCGGTGACCTGAGTCAGCTCGCAGGTGGCGAGGCCGCGTGCCGTGCATTCCAGCAGGATGTTGGACAGCGCCTCGCCGGTGTGCAGCCATTGGCCGCGCGAGTCGCCCGCGGTGCCGAGCACCAGCAGCCGAGACCGGTCCTCGAGCGCCGCTTTCCGGGTGGTGTAGATGGCATCGGCCACCCGTGGCCGGGTGTCGTCGGTGATCTCGGTGACCGACACCTGGTGCGGTCGTGCCAGCTCGCGCGCGGTGGCGAGGACATCGGGCCAGTCCTCGGGCGGCAGCATGGGCAATCGGTCGGAATGTCGCCGGGTGATGGCGCGGACGCGGGCGGCGGTCCGGTTCAACGGGCCGCACCACAGTCGAAACTCCACTGCGGCAAGTAATTCCGGGAATCCCGGTCGCGGAATCCGGGTGATGTGGGCGAACCAGTCCATCGACACGAAAGCCTGTCGCGCGTGGTCGAGCGCGGCGCCGCAGCCGATGGTGGCCTGCCGGTGCTGCGGGTCGATGGCGGGGAGCTGTCGTTCGGTATCGCGGTAGAGCAGCAGTGTCGATCCGTCGAAGACCCAGTGCCATGGCTGGGTGTTGCGCACCGACGGTGCCCGGCAGGCGAGGGCCAGCGCCGCGCGGACAATAGACGGACTGGGGGCGGCGGCGCGGTCAGGTGCCGTCATGATCACGAATGCTCTCGGTGAACGACAGGACGTCGGTGACCGGGCGGCGATGCGACATCGGCGGTGCCTCGTCGAGGTCCGGGGTGGTGCCGACGCGGATGACGACCTGGGGTGTCGCGGCGTGCTCGAGCAGACTCGCGATGGTCTTGCGGGCGGTCGGCAGCTCGGTGATGTGGGTCAGCGCGCAGCTCGCCAGGCCCGCGACCGTGGCCTCCAGCAGCACGGCCGAGAGCGCCTCGCCGCAGTGCAGCCACGCGGGCACGGAATCGCCTGCCGAGCTGAGCACCATCAGCTGCGCCTGATCCTCGACGTCCGCGCGCCGCGACGAATGCGGCGCGGCGGGAAACGCGCGGCCCGCCGGCACCCGGGCGGACTCCGCGTCCGAGATGAGCGTGTCGCGCGACACCCCCTCCGGTGCGGGCGAATGCCCCGTCCACCAATGCAATTCGGTCTGATACTCCATGTCGTAGCGGCGCAGTGCGGCCGCCTCCTTTGAGACGGCGGCCAACCGCGCACCGGCACCGGCGTCGAGAGCGTCGAGCTGAATGTCGTGCGGATTGGCCAGCATTCGCGCCGAGTGCACGAGCGCGGCCCAGTTCTGTGGTGGCAGCATGGGCAGGCGGTCGGTGCGGCGCCGATCGATGGCGTGGGCGCGGGCGTACACACCGGCGGGCGGATCCGGCCACGGACGGAACTCGACGGTCGCCAGATGATCGAGCCGCTCCGGGTCCGGCAGCCGCACGGTGTCGGTGTGCCAGCCGCGCGCGGCCAATGCGGTGCGCAGATGGTGCAGCACCGCGCCGCAGCTGATGACCAGCTGCCTGCCATACGGATCGGCGGCGGTCAGCAACCGTTCGTTGTCGCGGTAGAGATCCAGGCGGGCGCCGTCGAAGACCCAGTGCCACGGTTGGGTGTTGTGCACCGAAGGCGCCCGCCCGGCCAACCGCACGGCCGCGGTGATCGTCGACCGATCCGGTACGGATGGTGGGGGAACTGCGTCACGTGCGGTCATATACCGAGTGTCCGTCGCGGGGATGACGGTAACTACGGGACTTGCGCCCGACCTGGAGGGCACAAAGTCACCCGATCATCGCCGCCCCGCGGCACGCGTTCGCTGCCCCCAGCGGACATTCGGTGCTCGGCGGTTTCGGCGGCGACATGCGGCACGGCACGGACCGGGGCCGAAAGTAGGGCCGTTAGGGTCCTTTGGCCCTACGGCACGGTTTCGATCCGGCGAATCATCGCTGACACGCGATCGCTCCGTCGGGGGAGTGCACCATCCGGGTCAGCGCTCGATCGCGCTATCTTCATCGGAATCAAGGCACGTCATGACCACAACACCGCGGCAGTGCGCCGTCGTCGCCCTTCTGATCGCCGGAATCTCCCTCGGCGCTCCAGCTTGCGGGAGCACGTCCGCGCGCACCCCCACCGTGCACCCGTCCTCGACCAGCGCCAAGCCGACGACCCCCTCGGCCACGCCGACCCTGGCACCCACACCGACCGCGACCCCATCTCCGACCGCGACCCTGAGTCCGACTACGGCGACGACCACGTCGACCTTCGCTCCCGCCCCCATACCGCGCCCTGCCGCACCCCCCTCCACGACGGTCGCGGCTCCCCAACGCTTCGTACCGCCCCCGCCACCCGCCCCCGCCCCGCAGCCCACCGTCACACCCCCGCCCGCCCCGAGCACCTACTACTCCAGCTGCGCGGCCGCCAGAGCCGCGGGCGCGGCGCCCCTGCATCGCGGCGAACCCGGCTACCGCTCGGGCCTTGACCGCGACGGCGACGGCGTCGCCTGCGAATAGACCCACGCAACGAATGCCGGGTCGGTACAGGCCAAGTCGTATCCGAGGCCGAGCGGCTACGCCACGCGGCGGCGCCGCGGGCGGTTCAGCCGGTGGCGCCAACCGGTCAGCCCGCGGTGGCGCCGCCGTCCAGGACGAATTCCGATCCGGTGGAAAAGGTGGCCTCGGTGATGAGGAAGCGCACCATCGCCGCGACCTCGTCCGGCTCGCCGAAGCGGGCCAAAGGCTGTGTGGCCGCCAGCGATTCGTCGAGACCCGCGGTCATCGGGGTGTGGATGGGGCCGGGATGCACCGAGCACACGCGGATGTTGTCGGGTCCGAGTTCGATGGCGGCGGCCTTGGTCAGGCCGCGCAGGCCCCACTTGCTGGCGACGTAGCCGCCGATGCCCGCGTAGCCGACCAGTCCGGCCGTCGAGGAGATGTTGACGATCACACCGCCGCCCGCGGCGCGCAGGTGCGGCACCGACATGTGCATGCCGAGCCAGGAACCGTACAGGTTGACCTCGACGACATGCCGGAACATCGCCGGTGATTCGTCCTCGATGCTGCCGAAGTCGAGGATGCCCGCGTTGTTGACCAGGATCGCGAGCGGCCCGAAGGCGGCGGCGGTCTGTTCGATCACGTGGTGCCACATCGACTTGTCGGTGACATCGAGGCGCTGGAACATGGCGTTCGGCCCGAGCGAATGGGCGAGTTCGGTACCTTCGCGCTCGAGCAGGTCGGCGGCGACGACCGCGATACCTTCCTTCGCCAATGCGCCGACGATGGCGGCGCCGATACCGCGCGCACCTCCGGTCACGATGGCGCTTCGTCCGGCGAAACCGTGCATGGTGACAACCTCCTCGATGTTCAATCGGCGTTCTCTGTCAGGAGCAGTCGGTGGGCCTCCTGTGCGGCGACTTCGATTCGGGCGCTGTCCGGCTCGATGTCGGGGCGGTATTCCAGCCCGCGCGTCAGCACCGCGACCGCCTCGGTCAGCGTCTGCAGGCGTTCGGACAGGTCGGTGAGCCGATCCTCCACTGTCTGTTCGTCTTTCGGTCCCGGCGAGGTGCCGAGCAGGATGCGGTGCAGCGGGGCGGGCAATCGCGAGAAGAGGTGGTCGAGCAGCCCGGGTGAGCACAGATCGCGGAACGCGTCGGTGACGATCCACATCAGTCCGATGGCTTCGTCGTCGGTGACCCCTGCGGCACAAGCGAAGTCGGCGAGCATGTCGTGCACGTCCCGGGATCGTGGCGTGCGGTCGGGCACCCAGCCCTCGAAATACACCCCGCGCAACAACTCCGGTAGCTGTGCGCTCAGATGCGCGACGGCATGCACTTCGAGCCGGTCACGCACGGTATGCAACCAGGCCCGGGTGGCTCGGTAGGCGAAGAGGCGATCGTCGGTGGCCATGCCGTCCGCGACATGGCGCAGCCAGACATTGGCC
This genomic interval carries:
- a CDS encoding Hsp20/alpha crystallin family protein; translated protein: MSLLPAHRESLLPDLNDLWNSFAPTGMAPMFGSHLLRVEDAVEDGHYVVRAEMPGIDPAKDVDVSIRGRQLTIKAERTERHEEKGRSEFSYGSFYRSVTLPHNAEEEGIEASYAKGILTVRVPLGEPKELAKKVEVKNAE
- a CDS encoding SHOCT domain-containing protein → MMYWYGNASHWWMFMLMILFALPLWGAVAVAIIALGRSETAADPKPQGPVRLTPEALLAERFASGELDEAEYRRRLAVLHPAPKSDDVHHRQH
- a CDS encoding DUF2267 domain-containing protein gives rise to the protein MSHKRDPFGAAVHSANVWLRHVADGMATDDRLFAYRATRAWLHTVRDRLEVHAVAHLSAQLPELLRGVYFEGWVPDRTPRSRDVHDMLADFACAAGVTDDEAIGLMWIVTDAFRDLCSPGLLDHLFSRLPAPLHRILLGTSPGPKDEQTVEDRLTDLSERLQTLTEAVAVLTRGLEYRPDIEPDSARIEVAAQEAHRLLLTENAD
- a CDS encoding AAA family ATPase, which gives rise to MPVDGPHAELRETHTGLVVLFGDRAYKVKKPLRTDFLDFSTPRLRELACAREVELNSRLAPDVYLGVAHLTDPAGGPDEPVVLMRRMPEQRRLSNTLDDPALSRTRLAALVQVLALFQHCARRGPEIDAQGEPDALRQRWQVLVDSLAEQPAEVADPHLVARIRWLAMRYIDGREPLLRNRITDGRIVDGHGDLLAEDIFDLPDGFRVLDCLDFDDRLRFVDCLDDIAFLAMDLEFRGHPGLAEQLLDDYLLVTADPAPRSLRDHYIAYRALVRAKVDAIRFGQGDTAARDRVHRHLRLAEHHLDTGAVRLALVGGLPGTGKSTVANALSAATGAALCASDEVRGHLRTAGSIHGDSGTFGAGAYSAVNKARVYAELLTRAHRLLTAGMSVILDASWIDESERHRAAALAAATHADLIPLRCVCSPAVASRRISRRAAGDSEATPHIAAAMSVTAAPWPEAIALDTELPLADTIDSAYRVWQSATTPVVAAEQSAPGPRHRVATP
- a CDS encoding sensor histidine kinase; this translates as MERESPAAGLPGQSPVIETLSQLRLRELLAEVQDRIAQIVGVRDQMDRLIEAMLVVTAGLDLDNTLRTIVHTAIELVDAGYGALGVRETERDSLQLAEFVYEGIDDRTRVLIGDLPRGHGVLGVLIKEPKPIRLTDLSTHPASVGFPEHHPPMHTFLGVPVKVRDEVFGNLYLTEKAGGQEFTEDDEVIVQALAAAAGTAIANARLYEQSRVRQQWLEATQDVATQLLGGGDPAAVLELVADRALELTQSATAYLALPDDPDIPHNEVGELVIAAAAGNGADKLHGQRIPVSESHSGIAFRSGEVVVTDQLMHRPKLEFAVEFGPALVLPLRAENTVIGVLVTLRPAEAQPLDAAGQAMITAFSDQAALALQLAATQRRMRELDVLSDRDRIARDLHDHVIQRLFAVGLSLQSTAQRARTPEVKTRLTETIQDIQSIVQEIRHSIFDLHSSTTADAPTLRKKLHSIIAEMTEDTGLRTTIRLAGPVSVLAPPLSDDVEAVLREAVSNVVRHAAATTVSINLAVRDDVTIEIGDDGTGLPEHLSRMSGLANLAARAEKAGGHFDIERAPEHGTILRWSAPLPVQPPGGT
- a CDS encoding Acg family FMN-binding oxidoreductase, translating into MTARDAVPPPSVPDRSTITAAVRLAGRAPSVHNTQPWHWVFDGARLDLYRDNERLLTAADPYGRQLVISCGAVLHHLRTALAARGWHTDTVRLPDPERLDHLATVEFRPWPDPPAGVYARAHAIDRRRTDRLPMLPPQNWAALVHSARMLANPHDIQLDALDAGAGARLAAVSKEAAALRRYDMEYQTELHWWTGHSPAPEGVSRDTLISDAESARVPAGRAFPAAPHSSRRADVEDQAQLMVLSSAGDSVPAWLHCGEALSAVLLEATVAGLASCALTHITELPTARKTIASLLEHAATPQVVIRVGTTPDLDEAPPMSHRRPVTDVLSFTESIRDHDGT
- a CDS encoding flavodoxin domain-containing protein; amino-acid sequence: MDSEPTRIAVIYATAQGSTRDIAEFIAADLTDRGAEVELRDVEHAPELSRFDGVILGSAVHNMALLPAAASFVRSHRDELRKSDVWMFSVGLGPALRGPIGRRLGATVPKKIAALCETVSPWDYRPFSGHYERAGVSLRARLLYRLMGGGRYGDLRDWHAIRTWSTMIAQSLGLPKADTATMHP
- a CDS encoding SDR family oxidoreductase, which gives rise to MHGFAGRSAIVTGGARGIGAAIVGALAKEGIAVVAADLLEREGTELAHSLGPNAMFQRLDVTDKSMWHHVIEQTAAAFGPLAILVNNAGILDFGSIEDESPAMFRHVVEVNLYGSWLGMHMSVPHLRAAGGGVIVNISSTAGLVGYAGIGGYVASKWGLRGLTKAAAIELGPDNIRVCSVHPGPIHTPMTAGLDESLAATQPLARFGEPDEVAAMVRFLITEATFSTGSEFVLDGGATAG
- a CDS encoding nitroreductase family protein, which translates into the protein MTAPDRAAAPSPSIVRAALALACRAPSVRNTQPWHWVFDGSTLLLYRDTERQLPAIDPQHRQATIGCGAALDHARQAFVSMDWFAHITRIPRPGFPELLAAVEFRLWCGPLNRTAARVRAITRRHSDRLPMLPPEDWPDVLATARELARPHQVSVTEITDDTRPRVADAIYTTRKAALEDRSRLLVLGTAGDSRGQWLHTGEALSNILLECTARGLATCELTQVTEPASTRSLLTERLPLPGVAQVVVRVGTAVEDTAITMSPRRPLSEVLEFQDAASNVSSTSDI
- a CDS encoding NAD(P)H nitroreductase → MGTAMYYGWPDERALHAALVLATRAPSVHNSQPWRFRIGARRIDLYLDPLRAQPPTGSIPRDALSSCGAALHHLRVALAAAGWSTVVRRLPNPEDPNHLASLAVVRHRPTMLELALGNAIPRRQTDRRDFGPAPIPPGSVGLVQERAMANGANVRQAVGPTRAELVEVLDAAAQCHRGGARCHRYGEPAVFGSASDHAELLVLSTGGDERLAQLRAGEALSAVLLTATNVGLASCALTDPLRAPDLRQRVRTRVLSGRGYPQAVIRIGWAPTDATTPPATPRRQMSDVLETFEAAS
- a CDS encoding excalibur calcium-binding domain-containing protein; its protein translation is MPRPAAPPSTTVAAPQRFVPPPPPAPAPQPTVTPPPAPSTYYSSCAAARAAGAAPLHRGEPGYRSGLDRDGDGVACE
- a CDS encoding universal stress protein — protein: MTTENPMSATRSDQIIAAVDGSASSYQAAAWAAVEATLHHRALHLVTSMAIQGGYGPGLSLGESDLEWLRRDGERILNEAKRIARTAAPGEEPSITTEVSFQLVIPMLIERSAHASMLVVGSRGMGAFQRGLLGSVSTATTHHARCPVAVIHGTAAIDAVSATLPVLVGVDGTANSVPALELAFEEASRRKVALTALHTWSDVSGLDLPVTGWDAARETAEAVLAESLAGYADRYPDVAVRRIVKADRPVRALLDESANAQLVVVGSHGRGGFASMLLGSTSNALLHSVEAPMIVVRQR